A single window of Pseudomonas lutea DNA harbors:
- a CDS encoding GlxA family transcriptional regulator, with amino-acid sequence MHSVALVVYPQFQSLSLSVGSVLTCANLMQGEAAYSFHLVSESGGAVMSSEGFAVNTTPLQPDGYDTTIVSGYLDLQLPTLSLLEFVRAASAQSRRVASLCTGGFVLAEAGLLDGKRATMHWLHAPEFRKRYPNVRVEDDKLFTVDGQIWTGAGMSAGLDLALAMVENDLGADIARQVARKLVVYQRRGSEQSQLSTLLELDPKSDRVRLALAYARENLTSDLSIDALAAIARLSPRQFSRVFREETGQTPAKAVECLRVEVARAMMETSRHPIEVVAREAGFGDRERMRQAFLRTFGEPPQAMQRAFTG; translated from the coding sequence ATGCATAGCGTTGCTCTGGTCGTCTACCCCCAATTCCAATCCCTCAGCCTGTCAGTCGGGTCGGTGCTGACCTGCGCGAACCTCATGCAAGGCGAGGCGGCGTACTCCTTCCACCTGGTGTCCGAGAGCGGCGGGGCGGTCATGTCATCCGAGGGCTTTGCGGTGAACACTACGCCGTTACAGCCCGACGGCTACGACACCACCATCGTCAGTGGCTACCTGGACCTGCAATTGCCAACGCTCAGCCTGCTTGAGTTCGTCCGCGCTGCGTCCGCTCAATCGCGCCGGGTAGCGTCGCTGTGCACGGGCGGCTTCGTACTGGCCGAGGCCGGGCTGCTGGACGGCAAACGCGCAACCATGCACTGGCTCCACGCGCCCGAGTTTCGCAAGCGCTACCCGAACGTTCGCGTGGAAGACGACAAACTGTTTACCGTGGACGGCCAGATCTGGACCGGCGCCGGCATGAGCGCAGGTCTGGACCTCGCACTGGCTATGGTGGAGAACGACCTTGGCGCCGACATTGCACGCCAGGTTGCGCGCAAACTGGTGGTCTATCAGCGGCGTGGCAGTGAGCAATCGCAGTTGTCGACGCTGCTGGAGCTGGACCCCAAGTCTGATCGCGTGCGACTGGCCCTGGCCTACGCCCGCGAAAACCTCACGAGCGACCTTTCCATTGACGCCCTCGCGGCGATTGCCCGGTTGAGCCCGCGCCAGTTCAGTCGCGTGTTTCGTGAGGAAACCGGGCAGACGCCGGCCAAAGCCGTCGAGTGCCTGCGGGTGGAGGTGGCGCGCGCCATGATGGAAACCAGTCGCCACCCCATCGAGGTGGTCGCCCGTGAGGCCGGCTTCGGTGATCGGGAGCGAATGCGTCAGGCGTTTCTTCGCACCTTTGGCGAGCCGCCGCAGGCCATGCAGCGAGCGTTCACTGGCTAA
- a CDS encoding adenosylcobinamide-GDP ribazoletransferase, translated as MLPFWIALQFLSSLPIRLPGMPTPQQSGRSLLFYPLVGLLFGLLLLALDQVLEGSPLLLHAALLLGAWVMLSGGLHLDGLADSADAWLGGFGDRERTLVIMKDPRSGPIAVVTLVVVLLLKLSAALALVEAHCSLGLLLAPVIARTAMLALFMNTPYVRPGGLGQALANHLPRKAGLRVLATVVLFCVFMGGWAAVWVLLICTGSFFWLRRVMIRRLGGSTGDTAGAMLELLETLVLVTLALM; from the coding sequence ATGCTGCCTTTCTGGATCGCTTTGCAGTTCCTCAGCAGCTTGCCGATTCGTCTGCCGGGCATGCCGACCCCGCAGCAATCGGGGCGCTCGTTGTTGTTTTATCCCTTGGTAGGGCTGTTGTTCGGCCTGCTGCTGTTGGCGCTCGATCAAGTCCTGGAAGGCTCGCCGTTGTTGTTGCATGCGGCCTTGCTGCTGGGCGCCTGGGTGATGCTTAGCGGTGGGTTGCATCTGGACGGTCTGGCCGACAGCGCTGACGCCTGGCTGGGTGGATTCGGTGACCGCGAGCGCACGCTGGTCATCATGAAAGACCCGCGCAGCGGCCCCATCGCCGTGGTCACGCTGGTGGTGGTCTTGTTATTGAAGCTCAGCGCCGCGCTGGCCCTGGTTGAGGCGCACTGCAGCCTTGGCCTGTTGCTGGCCCCGGTGATTGCCCGCACGGCCATGCTGGCATTGTTTATGAACACACCTTATGTTCGCCCCGGCGGGCTGGGCCAGGCGCTCGCCAACCATCTGCCGCGCAAGGCCGGTTTGCGTGTGCTGGCGACGGTGGTTCTGTTTTGCGTATTCATGGGCGGTTGGGCTGCGGTATGGGTGTTGCTGATCTGCACCGGTAGTTTCTTCTGGCTGCGCCGGGTAATGATCCGGCGCTTGGGAGGCAGTACAGGCGATACCGCCGGGGCCATGCTGGAGCTGCTCGAAACCCTGGTGCTGGTCACATTGGCGCTGATGTGA
- the cobC gene encoding alpha-ribazole phosphatase family protein, producing the protein MSLRLDLLRHGETELGGGLRGSIDDALTDAGWQQMRAAVLDHGPWNVIVSSPLQRCARFAEELAAQLGLPVEQEADFQELHFGDWEGQSPAQLMETDAAGLGRFWEDPYAFTPPNGEPVQAFANRVLAAVERVQNAHDGKRVLLISHGGVMRLLLARARGLPREHLLQVSVPHGGLFGLDVQADGQLMER; encoded by the coding sequence ATGAGCCTGCGCCTGGACTTGTTGCGCCATGGCGAGACCGAATTGGGTGGCGGGCTGCGCGGCAGCATCGACGACGCGCTGACCGACGCTGGCTGGCAGCAGATGCGTGCGGCGGTGCTCGACCATGGGCCATGGAATGTGATCGTCAGTTCGCCGCTGCAACGCTGCGCGCGCTTCGCTGAGGAACTGGCTGCGCAGCTGGGCTTGCCGGTCGAGCAGGAAGCGGATTTTCAGGAGCTGCACTTTGGCGACTGGGAAGGACAGAGCCCCGCGCAGTTGATGGAAACTGACGCAGCGGGGCTGGGGCGCTTCTGGGAAGACCCGTACGCCTTTACCCCGCCCAACGGCGAACCGGTGCAGGCATTTGCAAACCGTGTGCTTGCTGCCGTTGAGCGGGTGCAGAACGCACATGATGGCAAGCGCGTGCTGTTGATCAGTCACGGTGGGGTCATGCGTTTGTTGTTGGCCCGCGCCCGTGGCCTGCCGCGCGAGCACCTGCTGCAGGTCAGCGTGCCTCACGGTGGCCTGTTTGGCCTCGACGTGCAGGCCGATGGTCAGTTGATGGAGCGCTGA
- the cobT gene encoding nicotinate-nucleotide--dimethylbenzimidazole phosphoribosyltransferase encodes MNNVWWLTPAREVDQASREDALARQQQLTKPSGSLGRLEQVAVQLAGLQGRPRPKVDEVWIAIFAGDHGVVAEGVSAYPQAVTGQMLHNFIMGGAAISVLARQLSAQLDVVDLGTVAPLNLPGVRHLNLGPGTANFAQGPAMSEAQLKAALDGGRDSVLRASAAGAQLFIGGEMGIGNTTVATALACALLECPAASLVGPGTGLDAQGVSHKAQVIDRALRLHAQSIGDPLGSLRALGGFEVAALVGAYLACAQEGMAALVDGFICTVAALVAVRINPSCREWLFFAHRGAEPGHRLVLEALQAEPLLDLGLRLGEGSGAALAVPLLRLACELHNGMATFAEAAVADRPA; translated from the coding sequence ATGAACAACGTCTGGTGGCTCACACCTGCCCGAGAAGTCGATCAGGCCAGCCGCGAAGATGCGCTGGCCCGACAGCAGCAACTGACCAAGCCCAGCGGTTCGCTGGGGCGTCTGGAACAGGTCGCGGTGCAACTGGCCGGGCTGCAAGGCCGTCCGCGGCCGAAGGTTGACGAGGTCTGGATCGCGATTTTTGCGGGTGACCACGGTGTAGTGGCTGAAGGCGTTTCAGCGTACCCGCAGGCGGTGACCGGTCAAATGCTGCACAACTTCATCATGGGCGGCGCGGCCATCAGCGTGTTGGCCCGGCAACTCTCGGCGCAGCTAGATGTGGTCGACCTGGGTACGGTGGCGCCCCTCAACCTGCCGGGTGTTCGGCACCTCAACCTCGGCCCGGGCACGGCGAACTTTGCTCAGGGCCCGGCGATGAGCGAAGCCCAGCTTAAAGCCGCGCTGGACGGTGGGCGCGATAGCGTTCTACGTGCAAGTGCGGCAGGTGCGCAATTGTTCATCGGCGGGGAAATGGGGATCGGTAACACCACCGTCGCCACGGCGCTGGCCTGTGCGTTGCTCGAATGCCCGGCGGCCTCGCTGGTGGGTCCTGGCACCGGCCTGGATGCGCAGGGCGTTAGCCACAAGGCTCAGGTGATCGACCGCGCATTGCGGCTGCATGCTCAATCCATCGGCGACCCGCTCGGCAGCCTTCGCGCCTTGGGTGGGTTCGAGGTTGCGGCGTTGGTCGGCGCGTACCTCGCGTGCGCTCAGGAGGGCATGGCAGCGCTGGTCGATGGCTTTATCTGCACGGTGGCGGCGCTGGTGGCAGTGCGCATCAATCCGTCCTGTCGGGAGTGGCTGTTTTTCGCTCATCGTGGCGCCGAGCCGGGCCACCGTCTGGTACTGGAAGCCTTGCAGGCCGAACCCTTGCTTGATTTAGGCTTGCGCCTGGGCGAAGGCAGCGGTGCAGCGCTCGCGGTCCCGCTGTTGCGCCTGGCCTGTGAACTGCACAACGGCATGGCAACATTTGCCGAAGCCGCCGTGGCAGACCGTCCCGCATGA
- the cobU gene encoding bifunctional adenosylcobinamide kinase/adenosylcobinamide-phosphate guanylyltransferase: MLQLILGGARSGKSRLAEKLASDSGLDVIYIATSQPLDGEMNQRVALHRQRRPEQWGLIEEPVELARVLRDNAGAGRCLLVDCLTLWLTNLLMLDDPQRLTEARDALLDCLAQLPGEIIFVSNETGLGVVPLGELTRRYIDEAGWLHQALAERCHRVVFTVAGLPMTLKGPAL; the protein is encoded by the coding sequence ATGCTGCAATTGATTCTGGGCGGTGCACGCTCCGGCAAAAGCCGATTGGCCGAAAAACTGGCCAGCGACAGTGGGCTGGACGTGATCTATATCGCCACCAGCCAGCCGCTGGATGGCGAAATGAATCAGCGCGTCGCGTTGCATCGCCAGCGGCGCCCGGAGCAGTGGGGTCTGATCGAGGAGCCTGTTGAACTGGCGCGCGTTCTCCGGGACAACGCCGGCGCCGGACGCTGCCTGTTGGTGGATTGCCTGACGCTGTGGCTGACCAATCTGCTGATGCTGGACGATCCGCAACGCCTCACCGAGGCGCGCGATGCATTGCTCGACTGCCTCGCGCAACTGCCCGGCGAAATCATTTTTGTCAGCAACGAAACCGGGCTGGGCGTCGTGCCCCTCGGAGAGCTGACCCGTCGTTACATCGATGAGGCCGGCTGGCTGCATCAGGCGCTGGCCGAACGTTGCCATCGCGTGGTGTTCACCGTCGCCGGACTGCCGATGACACTGAAAGGACCTGCACTATGA
- a CDS encoding cobyric acid synthase: MNVGKTLMVQGTTSDAGKSTLVTAICRWLTRQGVRTVPFKPQNMALNSAVTADGGEIGRAQAVQAQACGLAPHTDMNPVLLKPNSDTGAQVIIHGRAVTTMNAVAYHDYKAIAMQAVLASHRRLSENWPVVMVEGAGSPAEINLRAGDIANMGFAEAVDCPVLLVADINRGGVFAHLVGTLELLSPSEQARVKGFIINRFRGDIALLQPGLDWLEQRTGKPVVGVLPYVMDLHLEAEDGLDQRQTDKAEQVINVVVPVLPRISNHTDFDPLRLHPQVNLQFVGPGQAIPPADLIILPGSKSVRSDLAYLRANGWDTAIQRHLRYGGKVLGICGGLQMLGEELHDPLGLEGAAGSSPGLGLLALSTVLEEEKQLRNVSGRLTLEGAEVTGYEIHAGVTTGPALEQPLVALAEGRSDGARSLDGQVLGTYLHGLFENPASSSALLRWAGLQNVQPVDYHALRERDIERLADLVEAHLDGQLLRELCGLEQP, encoded by the coding sequence ATGAACGTCGGCAAGACCCTGATGGTGCAGGGCACCACCTCCGACGCGGGTAAAAGTACGCTGGTGACGGCCATCTGCCGCTGGCTGACCCGCCAGGGTGTACGCACCGTGCCGTTCAAGCCACAGAACATGGCGCTCAACAGCGCCGTGACAGCGGATGGCGGCGAGATCGGCCGAGCGCAGGCAGTGCAAGCGCAGGCGTGCGGGCTCGCGCCGCATACCGACATGAATCCGGTGCTGCTCAAGCCCAACAGTGACACCGGCGCACAGGTGATCATTCACGGGCGCGCTGTCACGACCATGAACGCTGTGGCGTATCACGATTACAAAGCGATCGCCATGCAGGCGGTGCTCGCCTCCCATCGGCGGCTCAGTGAAAACTGGCCCGTGGTCATGGTGGAAGGCGCCGGGTCGCCGGCAGAAATCAACCTGCGCGCAGGCGACATCGCCAATATGGGCTTCGCCGAAGCGGTGGATTGCCCGGTATTGCTGGTGGCCGATATCAATCGCGGCGGGGTCTTCGCGCATCTCGTCGGCACACTGGAGTTGCTGTCGCCCAGCGAACAGGCGCGCGTCAAAGGCTTCATCATCAATCGGTTTCGCGGCGACATCGCGTTGTTGCAGCCCGGCCTGGATTGGCTTGAACAGCGCACCGGCAAGCCCGTGGTCGGCGTGCTTCCCTACGTGATGGACTTGCACCTGGAAGCTGAAGACGGACTTGACCAGCGCCAGACCGATAAAGCCGAGCAGGTGATCAATGTCGTGGTCCCGGTGTTGCCGCGCATCAGCAATCACACCGACTTTGACCCGCTGCGGCTGCATCCGCAGGTCAATCTGCAGTTTGTCGGGCCGGGGCAAGCCATTCCGCCGGCCGATCTGATTATCCTGCCCGGCTCGAAAAGCGTGCGCAGTGATCTGGCCTACCTGCGCGCCAACGGCTGGGACACCGCCATTCAACGTCACCTGCGCTATGGCGGCAAAGTGCTGGGTATTTGCGGTGGCCTGCAAATGCTCGGTGAGGAGTTGCACGACCCGCTGGGGCTCGAGGGTGCTGCCGGGTCCAGTCCGGGTCTGGGACTGTTGGCCTTGAGCACGGTGCTCGAAGAAGAGAAACAACTGCGCAACGTGAGCGGTCGACTGACCCTAGAGGGCGCAGAGGTGACGGGGTACGAAATTCACGCGGGCGTGACAACGGGTCCTGCGCTGGAGCAGCCTCTGGTGGCGTTGGCGGAGGGACGCAGCGATGGCGCGCGCAGTCTCGATGGCCAAGTACTGGGCACCTACTTGCACGGGCTGTTCGAGAACCCGGCGTCGAGCAGCGCCTTGCTTCGCTGGGCCGGGCTGCAAAACGTGCAGCCGGTCGATTATCACGCGTTGCGCGAGCGCGACATCGAGCGCTTGGCCGATCTGGTGGAAGCCCACCTGGACGGCCAATTACTGCGTGAACTCTGCGGCCTGGAGCAACCCTGA
- the cobD gene encoding threonine-phosphate decarboxylase CobD codes for MLEHGGRLRGAVLKYGIDEADWLDLSSGISPWSWPVPAIPEAAWARLPETEDGLEAAARRYYGAMDVLPVAGSQAAIQTLPRLRQTGKVGVLSPCYAEHAEAWRSNGFLVREVLEHEVERFIDLIDVLVVVNPNNPTGLSLPPERLLEWHARLAQRGGWLVVDEAFMDNTPELSLAAYTQRSGLIVLRSFGKFFGLAGVRLGFVLAESRFLKVMARQIGPWSVSGPTRILGQACLNDVAGHQRQRLRTEQAGQRLVEVLDRHGFAPMGGCALFQWLITPLAEDVYEFCAQRGVLLRLFTHNSSLRFGLPRDEADWQRLEQVLSEFSRDRA; via the coding sequence ATGCTTGAACACGGCGGCCGATTGCGTGGAGCAGTCCTGAAGTACGGCATTGATGAAGCGGACTGGCTTGACCTGTCCAGCGGCATATCACCCTGGTCCTGGCCCGTTCCGGCCATCCCGGAAGCTGCGTGGGCGCGCCTGCCGGAAACCGAAGACGGCCTGGAAGCCGCTGCTCGCCGATACTACGGCGCCATGGACGTGTTGCCGGTGGCCGGTTCTCAAGCCGCCATTCAGACCCTGCCGCGCTTGCGTCAGACCGGCAAGGTCGGCGTGCTGTCTCCCTGTTATGCCGAGCATGCCGAAGCCTGGCGCAGCAACGGGTTTCTGGTGCGAGAAGTGCTTGAGCATGAGGTGGAGCGTTTCATTGACCTGATCGACGTGCTCGTCGTGGTCAACCCGAACAACCCTACCGGGCTAAGCCTGCCGCCCGAACGCCTGCTGGAATGGCACGCACGTCTGGCCCAGCGTGGCGGCTGGCTGGTGGTCGACGAAGCGTTCATGGACAACACGCCAGAACTGAGCCTGGCCGCCTACACCCAGCGCTCGGGGCTCATCGTGCTGCGTTCGTTCGGCAAGTTTTTTGGACTGGCCGGCGTGCGCCTGGGCTTTGTGCTGGCCGAATCGCGTTTTCTGAAAGTCATGGCACGGCAGATCGGTCCCTGGTCAGTCAGCGGCCCGACCCGCATCCTCGGACAGGCATGCCTGAATGACGTCGCAGGCCACCAGCGCCAGCGCTTGCGCACCGAGCAGGCGGGTCAGCGGCTGGTCGAGGTGCTGGATCGCCACGGCTTCGCCCCCATGGGCGGCTGCGCGCTTTTTCAATGGCTGATCACGCCGCTGGCCGAGGATGTGTACGAGTTCTGCGCACAACGCGGCGTCCTTCTACGCCTCTTTACCCACAACAGCAGCCTGCGTTTCGGACTGCCTCGCGACGAGGCTGACTGGCAGCGTCTGGAGCAGGTGCTGAGCGAATTCTCCCGGGATCGAGCATGA
- the cbiB gene encoding adenosylcobinamide-phosphate synthase CbiB, with translation MSVALLSVAGVALDALLGEPKRNHPLVAFGRFAERIEQRLNAAGRGWRSHGVTAWFIAVIPLTLIATLLSWLPFIGWLVEVLALYCALGLRSLGEHVEPVAQALRSDNLDEARRRVGYLVSRQTAELDSTEVARAATESVLENGSDAVFAAIFWFVVLGAPGVVLYRLSNTLDAMWGYRNERFERFGWAAAKIDDLLNYIPARLVALTYALLGNTRLALRCWRTQAPKWDSPNAGPVMAAGAGALGVELGGPAIYHGELHDRATLGDGVPADADSIDRGWQLVQRGVWLWLLILCLGTEFYA, from the coding sequence ATGAGTGTGGCGTTGTTGAGCGTCGCCGGGGTGGCGCTGGACGCGCTGCTAGGTGAGCCCAAACGGAACCACCCGTTGGTAGCGTTCGGTCGTTTTGCCGAGCGCATCGAACAACGCCTGAACGCGGCCGGCAGGGGCTGGCGCAGCCATGGCGTGACGGCGTGGTTCATCGCTGTGATCCCGCTGACACTGATTGCAACGCTGCTCAGTTGGCTGCCGTTCATTGGCTGGCTGGTGGAAGTGCTGGCGCTGTATTGCGCGCTGGGTTTGCGCAGTCTGGGTGAGCACGTCGAACCGGTGGCCCAGGCGCTGCGCAGCGACAATCTGGACGAAGCCCGTCGACGGGTGGGCTATCTGGTCAGCCGGCAGACTGCGGAGCTGGACAGCACCGAAGTGGCCCGTGCGGCGACCGAGTCGGTGCTGGAAAACGGCAGCGACGCCGTGTTCGCGGCGATCTTCTGGTTTGTTGTGCTCGGCGCACCGGGCGTCGTGCTTTACCGCCTGAGCAATACGCTCGACGCGATGTGGGGCTATCGTAACGAACGCTTTGAACGCTTCGGCTGGGCGGCGGCGAAAATCGACGACCTGCTCAACTATATTCCGGCCCGCCTGGTAGCGCTGACCTACGCGCTGCTGGGCAACACACGACTTGCGCTGCGTTGCTGGCGCACCCAGGCACCGAAGTGGGACAGCCCCAACGCCGGGCCGGTAATGGCTGCCGGGGCTGGCGCTTTGGGCGTCGAACTCGGTGGCCCGGCGATTTACCACGGCGAGCTGCATGATCGCGCGACCTTGGGCGACGGCGTGCCGGCGGACGCCGACTCGATTGATCGCGGTTGGCAACTGGTGCAGCGCGGCGTGTGGCTGTGGTTGCTGATCTTGTGTCTGGGGACAGAATTTTATGCTTGA
- the bluB gene encoding 5,6-dimethylbenzimidazole synthase — MTDHTFTDPERAAVYRAIAERRDMRHFAGGVVAPQLLNRLLEAAHHAPSVGLMQPWRFIRITDSALRAQIQAQVEEERIRTAEALGERSDDFMKLKVEGITDCAEVLVAALMDDREKHIFGRRTLPEMDMASLSCAIQNLWLAARAEGLGMGWVSLFEPQALAELLKMPTGSKPLAILCLGPVKEFYPAPMLVLEGWAQPRAVQELVYQNTWGVTE, encoded by the coding sequence ATGACTGACCACACCTTCACCGATCCCGAACGCGCCGCCGTTTACCGCGCCATCGCCGAGCGTCGAGACATGCGTCACTTCGCAGGCGGCGTGGTTGCGCCCCAATTGTTGAATCGTCTGCTGGAAGCAGCTCACCACGCCCCGAGCGTCGGGCTGATGCAGCCGTGGCGCTTCATCCGCATCACCGATTCGGCGCTGCGTGCGCAGATACAAGCCCAGGTGGAAGAAGAGCGCATCCGCACTGCCGAAGCACTGGGCGAGCGTTCCGACGACTTCATGAAGCTCAAAGTCGAGGGCATCACCGACTGCGCCGAAGTGCTGGTGGCAGCGCTGATGGATGACCGTGAAAAGCATATCTTCGGCCGCCGGACCTTGCCGGAAATGGACATGGCCTCGTTGTCGTGCGCCATTCAAAACCTATGGCTGGCGGCGCGCGCCGAGGGCCTGGGGATGGGCTGGGTGTCGTTGTTCGAGCCACAGGCACTGGCCGAGTTGCTCAAGATGCCAACCGGTTCGAAACCCCTGGCCATTCTGTGTCTGGGCCCGGTCAAGGAATTTTACCCGGCACCGATGCTGGTGCTGGAGGGCTGGGCGCAGCCGCGCGCGGTGCAAGAGCTGGTCTACCAGAACACATGGGGAGTGACTGAATGA
- a CDS encoding cobyrinate a,c-diamide synthase — translation MSDRQPRHCPAVLIAAPASGQGKTTVTAALARLHRNQGRKVRVFKCGPDFLDPMILERASGHPVYQLDMWMVGEAESRRLLWEAAAEADLILIEGVMGLFDGTPSSADLARRFGVPVLGVIDGTAMAQTFGALALGLARYQPDLPFAGVLANRVGTVRHAQLLEGSLTEGLRWYGALSRETGIELPSRHLGLVQASELNDLDARLDAAAAALGSTCDATLPPPVTFTAPEHVPAEPLLAGVRIAIAHDEAFAFFYGASLDLLREMGAELLFFSPIRDRELPDADGLYLPGGYPELHHTALAENHGMRAAIRAHHAAGKPLLAECGGMLYLLDALTDVEGQRAEGVGLLKGEAVMQKRLAALALQSVELPEGTLRGHTYHHSLTSTELTPIARGLSPNGGRGAEAVYREGRMTASYVHFYFPSNPQAVAALFLP, via the coding sequence GTGAGTGATCGCCAACCCCGGCATTGCCCGGCCGTGTTGATCGCCGCGCCCGCATCAGGCCAAGGCAAAACCACCGTCACTGCGGCACTGGCCCGCTTGCACCGCAATCAGGGGCGAAAGGTGCGGGTGTTCAAATGCGGCCCCGACTTTCTCGATCCGATGATTCTTGAGCGCGCCAGCGGCCACCCGGTTTACCAGCTGGACATGTGGATGGTCGGCGAAGCCGAAAGCCGCCGCTTGTTGTGGGAAGCCGCCGCCGAAGCGGACCTGATTCTCATCGAAGGCGTCATGGGTCTGTTCGACGGCACGCCTTCGAGCGCGGACCTGGCCCGGCGCTTCGGCGTGCCCGTGCTGGGGGTCATCGATGGCACGGCCATGGCGCAAACCTTTGGCGCTCTGGCGCTGGGTCTGGCGCGTTATCAGCCGGACCTGCCGTTCGCGGGTGTGCTGGCCAACCGCGTCGGTACGGTGCGCCACGCGCAGTTGCTGGAAGGCAGTTTGACCGAGGGCCTGCGCTGGTACGGTGCGCTGTCCCGCGAGACCGGCATCGAACTGCCCAGCCGTCACCTCGGGCTGGTTCAGGCCAGCGAACTGAACGATCTGGACGCGCGCCTGGATGCCGCTGCCGCAGCGCTGGGCAGCACCTGCGATGCCACGCTGCCGCCGCCAGTGACCTTTACCGCGCCGGAGCATGTTCCTGCCGAACCTTTACTCGCCGGTGTACGCATTGCGATCGCCCACGATGAAGCCTTCGCCTTCTTCTACGGCGCGAGCCTGGACCTGTTGCGGGAAATGGGCGCCGAGTTGCTGTTCTTTTCGCCGATCCGCGACCGCGAGTTGCCCGACGCAGATGGCCTGTATCTGCCAGGCGGTTACCCGGAACTGCACCACACGGCCCTCGCTGAAAATCATGGGATGCGTGCCGCCATTCGCGCCCATCATGCGGCCGGCAAACCGCTCCTCGCGGAATGCGGGGGCATGTTGTACCTGCTCGACGCCTTGACCGATGTTGAGGGTCAGCGTGCTGAAGGGGTTGGCTTGCTCAAGGGCGAAGCGGTGATGCAAAAACGGCTGGCGGCGCTGGCGCTGCAATCGGTCGAGCTGCCGGAAGGCACGCTGCGCGGCCACACGTATCACCATTCCCTGACCAGCACCGAACTCACGCCTATCGCCCGTGGCCTCAGCCCCAACGGCGGGCGTGGCGCTGAGGCGGTGTACCGCGAGGGGCGCATGACTGCTTCCTACGTGCATTTCTACTTCCCCTCAAATCCTCAGGCGGTGGCGGCGCTGTTTTTGCCATGA
- the cobO gene encoding cob(I)yrinic acid a,c-diamide adenosyltransferase, with product MSESPERDERHLARMLRKKAVMDERISSAPNECGLLLVLTGNGKGKSSSAFGMLARAMGHGMQCGVVQFIKGRNSTGEELFFRRFPEQVRYHVMGEGFTWETQDRQRDIAAAESAWAVTREMLNDASLGLVVLDELNIALKHGYLDLEQVLSDLQARPPMQHVIVTGRGAKQELIDLSDTVSEIGVVKHAFQAGIKAQKGIEL from the coding sequence ATGAGCGAATCCCCCGAACGAGACGAACGCCACCTGGCGCGCATGCTGCGCAAAAAGGCGGTGATGGACGAGCGCATATCCAGCGCACCCAACGAATGTGGGTTGCTGCTGGTGCTGACCGGTAATGGCAAGGGCAAGAGCAGTTCTGCCTTCGGCATGCTCGCCCGCGCCATGGGGCATGGCATGCAATGCGGCGTCGTGCAGTTCATCAAAGGCCGCAACAGCACCGGCGAAGAGCTGTTCTTCCGCCGCTTCCCCGAGCAAGTGCGCTATCACGTCATGGGCGAAGGCTTTACCTGGGAAACCCAGGATCGGCAGCGTGACATTGCCGCAGCCGAATCTGCCTGGGCCGTGACCCGGGAAATGCTCAACGACGCTTCTCTGGGCCTGGTGGTTCTGGACGAGCTGAACATTGCCCTCAAGCACGGCTATCTTGACCTGGAGCAGGTGCTGAGCGACCTGCAGGCGCGTCCGCCGATGCAGCACGTCATCGTCACCGGTCGCGGTGCAAAACAAGAGCTGATTGATCTTTCCGACACTGTGTCCGAGATCGGCGTGGTCAAGCACGCTTTTCAAGCGGGCATCAAGGCGCAAAAAGGCATCGAGCTGTGA
- a CDS encoding C40 family peptidase, producing MSLTVRLTVALLAMLLAACSSTPPPAPRKVVYRPVVSAPPQFPSPLADDVLLRAIGLVGTPYRWGGNTPDSGFDCSGLIGYVYHDAAGINLPRSTREMITLRGPDIDRSQLQTGDLVFFATGGGSNVSHAGIYVGEGRFVHAPATGGTVKLDSLDKPYWQKAWLNAKRVIQPSNLAKQ from the coding sequence ATGTCGTTAACGGTTCGCCTGACTGTTGCTCTCCTGGCCATGCTGCTGGCCGCATGTTCCAGCACGCCACCGCCCGCGCCACGCAAGGTCGTCTACCGGCCTGTCGTCTCCGCTCCTCCGCAATTTCCCTCACCGCTCGCTGACGACGTGCTGCTGCGCGCCATCGGGCTGGTGGGCACCCCGTATCGCTGGGGTGGAAATACGCCAGATTCGGGCTTCGACTGCAGCGGCCTGATCGGCTATGTCTACCACGATGCTGCCGGTATCAACTTGCCGCGATCCACGCGGGAAATGATCACGCTGCGTGGGCCCGATATCGACCGTAGCCAGCTGCAGACCGGCGATCTGGTGTTCTTCGCCACGGGTGGAGGCTCGAACGTCAGCCACGCCGGCATCTATGTCGGCGAGGGGCGTTTCGTCCACGCCCCGGCCACCGGCGGTACGGTCAAGCTCGACAGCCTCGACAAGCCTTATTGGCAGAAAGCCTGGCTGAACGCCAAACGCGTCATCCAGCCATCAAACCTCGCTAAGCAATGA